One genomic region from Vanacampus margaritifer isolate UIUO_Vmar chromosome 2, RoL_Vmar_1.0, whole genome shotgun sequence encodes:
- the LOC144043338 gene encoding uncharacterized protein LOC144043338 isoform X3, with protein sequence MEMNISLHSKLSSIMKTMAESAMAELCKAMDEDRVELRLELSRLKTLNTALKEKVDTLECELTAARSDVSGHPRSHRTVAIQTDDDVDGNNESVSPVIQGVFGKDWCLNLWKDRFRASQRTDTQQVDDDMIMSMPIDCFSMSDAQDLEKGAEFYSFESFSEAIERWQRTNLVELYKRSSRTVENAKKRARKKSYSDNLVFAELDFACAHGSKGSDLLRCPFTIKVRVTPDGRKLYIKEISPADVHNHELSQVVMTGPDSEHADVIQVKVEDYLEGAVAGSFPQEPVSQETHNSAPWTFQEVQTFLGILAEEEVQRQLIGAVRNRRVFQLVSQRMAAKGFRRTCGQCQLKCKKLRCQYRKIKEQKRTKAWRWFELVDAVYGRRPAINKQRVNTDTVLEAMMESVADDDDDELFSEEVEQMPVWPVDISVDAGSENHYEHNGTGEQVVELSHSTEEECYEFVVEDGQNKLTVQTSSSAEEKKYICLRCNIVFYNPNTLMVHQRAHQPYWCNMCKEQFESKAKLKHHKCDLVPNRCRLCGKTWASQSALRTHMVVHTGDKRFVCRFCGQRFAQKGSMRSHLMRTHVGCGECGMKFEVKTQLLRHLLKHKKRTI encoded by the exons ATGGAGATGAACATATCTCTTCACTCCAAGTTGTCCTCCATCATGAAGACGATGGCCGAGTCCGCCATGGCCGAGCTATGCAAGGCAATGGACGAGGACAGGGTCGAACTGCGTTTGGAGCTCTCACGGCTCAAGACGCTCAACACGGCTCTCAAAGAGAAAGTCGACACGCTGGAGTGCGAGCTGACGGCGGCCAGGAGCGACGTGTCCGGGCATCCTCGGAGCCACCGTACCGTCGCCATCCAGACGGATGACGACGTTGATGGTAATAATG AGTCTGTGTCTCCAGTCATTCAGGGAGTCTTTGGAAAGGACTGGTGCCTTAATCTGTGGAAAGACAGATTCCGTGCTAGTCAGAGGACTGATACTCAGCAAGTAGATGAC GATATGATTATGTCAATGCCTATTGATTGTTTCTCAATGAGCGACGCGCAGGATTTGGAGAAAGGTGCTGAGTTTTATAGTTTTGAGTCTTTCTCGGAGGCCATCGAACGATGGCAGAGGACTAATTTGGTGGAGCTTTACAAGCGTAGCTCCAGGACCGTCGAGAATGCCAAAAAGCGGGcgagaaaaaaatcatacagtGATAATTTAGTGTTCGCCGAGCTGGACTTTGCCTGTGCCCATGGCAGTAAAGG CTCTGATTTGCTACGTTGTCCATTTACTATCAAAGTACGAGTTACACCGGATGGAAGGAAGCTTTACATAAAGGAGATCAGTCCTGCAGATGTCCACAACCATGAACTCTCTCAA GTTGTGATGACCGGGCCTGACTCGGAACATGCCGATGTGATTCAGGTGAAAGTGGAAGATTATTTGGAGGGTGCTGTTGCTGGTAGCTTCCCCCAGGAACCGGTCAGTCAAGAAA CACACAACAGCGCCCCCTGGACTTTCCAGGAGGTGCAGACCTTCCTCGGTATCCTCGCCGAAGAGGAGGTGCAGCGGCAGCTCATTGGCGCGGTTCGGAACAGGAGGGTTTTCCAGCTGGTCTCGCAGCGGATGGCCGCCAAGGGCTTCCGCCGGACGTGCGGCCAGTGCCAGTTGAAGTGCAAGAAGCTGCGCTGCCAGTACCGCAAAATAAAAGAGCAGAAGAGGACCAAAGCGTGGAGGTGGTTCGAGTTGGTGGACGCCGTATATGGTCGTAGGCCGGCGATAAACAAGCAACGCGTGAACACCGACACTGTGCTGGAGGCCATGATGGAGTCTGTCG cagacgacgacgacgacgaactCTTCTCGGAGGAAGTTGAGCAAATGCCAGTGTGGCCGGTGGACATCTCGGTGGATGCGGGCAGTGAGAATCATTATGAACATAACGGGACTGGAGAACAAGTGGTCGAGTTGAGTCACAGTACAGAGGAGGAATGTTACGAGTTTGTCGTCGAAGACGGTCAGAACAAATTAACGGTACAAACAAGCTCAAGCgccgaagaaaaaaaatacatttgtttacgATGCAACATTGTCTTCTACAACCCCAACACGCTGATGGTACACCAGAGAGCCCACCAGCCCTACTGGTGCAACATGTGCAAGGAGCAATTTGAGAGCAAGGCCAAGCTCAAGCACCACAAGTGCGACCTGGTGCCCAACAGGTGCCGCCTGTGCGGCAAGACTTGGGCCAGCCAGTCGGCCCTGCGGACCCACATGGTGGTGCACACGGGGGATAAACGCTTCGTGTGTCGCTTCTGCGGGCAGAGGTTCGCGCAGAAGGGCAGCATGAGGAGCCACCTGATGCGAACGCACGTCGGCTGCGGCGAATGCGGGATGAAGTTTGAGGTCAAGACGCAACTACTACGTCATTTGTTGAAACATAAGAAGCGTACCATTTAA
- the LOC144043338 gene encoding uncharacterized protein LOC144043338 isoform X5, producing MEMNISLHSKLSSIMKTMAESAMAELCKAMDEDRVELRLELSRLKTLNTALKEKVDTLECELTAARSDVSGHPRSHRTVAIQTDDDVDESVSPVIQGVFGKDWCLNLWKDRFRASQRTDTQQVDDDMIMSMPIDCFSMSDAQDLEKGAEFYSFESFSEAIERWQRTNLVELYKRSSRTVENAKKRARKKSYSDNLVFAELDFACAHGSKGSDLLRCPFTIKVRVTPDGRKLYIKEISPADVHNHELSQVVMTGPDSEHADVIQVKVEDYLEGAVAGSFPQEPVSQETHNSAPWTFQEVQTFLGILAEEEVQRQLIGAVRNRRVFQLVSQRMAAKGFRRTCGQCQLKCKKLRCQYRKIKEQKRTKAWRWFELVDAVYGRRPAINKQRVNTDTVLEAMMESVADDDDDELFSEEVEQMPVWPVDISVDAGSENHYEHNGTGEQVVELSHSTEEECYEFVVEDGQNKLTVQTSSSAEEKKYICLRCNIVFYNPNTLMVHQRAHQPYWCNMCKEQFESKAKLKHHKCDLVPNRCRLCGKTWASQSALRTHMVVHTGDKRFVCRFCGQRFAQKGSMRSHLMRTHVGCGECGMKFEVKTQLLRHLLKHKKRTI from the exons ATGGAGATGAACATATCTCTTCACTCCAAGTTGTCCTCCATCATGAAGACGATGGCCGAGTCCGCCATGGCCGAGCTATGCAAGGCAATGGACGAGGACAGGGTCGAACTGCGTTTGGAGCTCTCACGGCTCAAGACGCTCAACACGGCTCTCAAAGAGAAAGTCGACACGCTGGAGTGCGAGCTGACGGCGGCCAGGAGCGACGTGTCCGGGCATCCTCGGAGCCACCGTACCGTCGCCATCCAGACGGATGACGACGTTGATG AGTCTGTGTCTCCAGTCATTCAGGGAGTCTTTGGAAAGGACTGGTGCCTTAATCTGTGGAAAGACAGATTCCGTGCTAGTCAGAGGACTGATACTCAGCAAGTAGATGAC GATATGATTATGTCAATGCCTATTGATTGTTTCTCAATGAGCGACGCGCAGGATTTGGAGAAAGGTGCTGAGTTTTATAGTTTTGAGTCTTTCTCGGAGGCCATCGAACGATGGCAGAGGACTAATTTGGTGGAGCTTTACAAGCGTAGCTCCAGGACCGTCGAGAATGCCAAAAAGCGGGcgagaaaaaaatcatacagtGATAATTTAGTGTTCGCCGAGCTGGACTTTGCCTGTGCCCATGGCAGTAAAGG CTCTGATTTGCTACGTTGTCCATTTACTATCAAAGTACGAGTTACACCGGATGGAAGGAAGCTTTACATAAAGGAGATCAGTCCTGCAGATGTCCACAACCATGAACTCTCTCAA GTTGTGATGACCGGGCCTGACTCGGAACATGCCGATGTGATTCAGGTGAAAGTGGAAGATTATTTGGAGGGTGCTGTTGCTGGTAGCTTCCCCCAGGAACCGGTCAGTCAAGAAA CACACAACAGCGCCCCCTGGACTTTCCAGGAGGTGCAGACCTTCCTCGGTATCCTCGCCGAAGAGGAGGTGCAGCGGCAGCTCATTGGCGCGGTTCGGAACAGGAGGGTTTTCCAGCTGGTCTCGCAGCGGATGGCCGCCAAGGGCTTCCGCCGGACGTGCGGCCAGTGCCAGTTGAAGTGCAAGAAGCTGCGCTGCCAGTACCGCAAAATAAAAGAGCAGAAGAGGACCAAAGCGTGGAGGTGGTTCGAGTTGGTGGACGCCGTATATGGTCGTAGGCCGGCGATAAACAAGCAACGCGTGAACACCGACACTGTGCTGGAGGCCATGATGGAGTCTGTCG cagacgacgacgacgacgaactCTTCTCGGAGGAAGTTGAGCAAATGCCAGTGTGGCCGGTGGACATCTCGGTGGATGCGGGCAGTGAGAATCATTATGAACATAACGGGACTGGAGAACAAGTGGTCGAGTTGAGTCACAGTACAGAGGAGGAATGTTACGAGTTTGTCGTCGAAGACGGTCAGAACAAATTAACGGTACAAACAAGCTCAAGCgccgaagaaaaaaaatacatttgtttacgATGCAACATTGTCTTCTACAACCCCAACACGCTGATGGTACACCAGAGAGCCCACCAGCCCTACTGGTGCAACATGTGCAAGGAGCAATTTGAGAGCAAGGCCAAGCTCAAGCACCACAAGTGCGACCTGGTGCCCAACAGGTGCCGCCTGTGCGGCAAGACTTGGGCCAGCCAGTCGGCCCTGCGGACCCACATGGTGGTGCACACGGGGGATAAACGCTTCGTGTGTCGCTTCTGCGGGCAGAGGTTCGCGCAGAAGGGCAGCATGAGGAGCCACCTGATGCGAACGCACGTCGGCTGCGGCGAATGCGGGATGAAGTTTGAGGTCAAGACGCAACTACTACGTCATTTGTTGAAACATAAGAAGCGTACCATTTAA
- the LOC144043338 gene encoding uncharacterized protein LOC144043338 isoform X2, whose amino-acid sequence MEMNISLHSKLSSIMKTMAESAMAELCKAMDEDRVELRLELSRLKTLNTALKEKVDTLECELTAARSDVSGHPRSHRTVAIQTDDDVDGNNESVSPVIQGVFGKDWCLNLWKDRFRASQRTDTQQVDDQDMIMSMPIDCFSMSDAQDLEKGAEFYSFESFSEAIERWQRTNLVELYKRSSRTVENAKKRARKKSYSDNLVFAELDFACAHGSKGSDLLRCPFTIKVRVTPDGRKLYIKEISPADVHNHELSQVVMTGPDSEHADVIQVKVEDYLEGAVAGSFPQEPVSQETHNSAPWTFQEVQTFLGILAEEEVQRQLIGAVRNRRVFQLVSQRMAAKGFRRTCGQCQLKCKKLRCQYRKIKEQKRTKAWRWFELVDAVYGRRPAINKQRVNTDTVLEAMMESVDDDDDELFSEEVEQMPVWPVDISVDAGSENHYEHNGTGEQVVELSHSTEEECYEFVVEDGQNKLTVQTSSSAEEKKYICLRCNIVFYNPNTLMVHQRAHQPYWCNMCKEQFESKAKLKHHKCDLVPNRCRLCGKTWASQSALRTHMVVHTGDKRFVCRFCGQRFAQKGSMRSHLMRTHVGCGECGMKFEVKTQLLRHLLKHKKRTI is encoded by the exons ATGGAGATGAACATATCTCTTCACTCCAAGTTGTCCTCCATCATGAAGACGATGGCCGAGTCCGCCATGGCCGAGCTATGCAAGGCAATGGACGAGGACAGGGTCGAACTGCGTTTGGAGCTCTCACGGCTCAAGACGCTCAACACGGCTCTCAAAGAGAAAGTCGACACGCTGGAGTGCGAGCTGACGGCGGCCAGGAGCGACGTGTCCGGGCATCCTCGGAGCCACCGTACCGTCGCCATCCAGACGGATGACGACGTTGATGGTAATAATG AGTCTGTGTCTCCAGTCATTCAGGGAGTCTTTGGAAAGGACTGGTGCCTTAATCTGTGGAAAGACAGATTCCGTGCTAGTCAGAGGACTGATACTCAGCAAGTAGATGAC CAGGATATGATTATGTCAATGCCTATTGATTGTTTCTCAATGAGCGACGCGCAGGATTTGGAGAAAGGTGCTGAGTTTTATAGTTTTGAGTCTTTCTCGGAGGCCATCGAACGATGGCAGAGGACTAATTTGGTGGAGCTTTACAAGCGTAGCTCCAGGACCGTCGAGAATGCCAAAAAGCGGGcgagaaaaaaatcatacagtGATAATTTAGTGTTCGCCGAGCTGGACTTTGCCTGTGCCCATGGCAGTAAAGG CTCTGATTTGCTACGTTGTCCATTTACTATCAAAGTACGAGTTACACCGGATGGAAGGAAGCTTTACATAAAGGAGATCAGTCCTGCAGATGTCCACAACCATGAACTCTCTCAA GTTGTGATGACCGGGCCTGACTCGGAACATGCCGATGTGATTCAGGTGAAAGTGGAAGATTATTTGGAGGGTGCTGTTGCTGGTAGCTTCCCCCAGGAACCGGTCAGTCAAGAAA CACACAACAGCGCCCCCTGGACTTTCCAGGAGGTGCAGACCTTCCTCGGTATCCTCGCCGAAGAGGAGGTGCAGCGGCAGCTCATTGGCGCGGTTCGGAACAGGAGGGTTTTCCAGCTGGTCTCGCAGCGGATGGCCGCCAAGGGCTTCCGCCGGACGTGCGGCCAGTGCCAGTTGAAGTGCAAGAAGCTGCGCTGCCAGTACCGCAAAATAAAAGAGCAGAAGAGGACCAAAGCGTGGAGGTGGTTCGAGTTGGTGGACGCCGTATATGGTCGTAGGCCGGCGATAAACAAGCAACGCGTGAACACCGACACTGTGCTGGAGGCCATGATGGAGTCTGTCG acgacgacgacgacgaactCTTCTCGGAGGAAGTTGAGCAAATGCCAGTGTGGCCGGTGGACATCTCGGTGGATGCGGGCAGTGAGAATCATTATGAACATAACGGGACTGGAGAACAAGTGGTCGAGTTGAGTCACAGTACAGAGGAGGAATGTTACGAGTTTGTCGTCGAAGACGGTCAGAACAAATTAACGGTACAAACAAGCTCAAGCgccgaagaaaaaaaatacatttgtttacgATGCAACATTGTCTTCTACAACCCCAACACGCTGATGGTACACCAGAGAGCCCACCAGCCCTACTGGTGCAACATGTGCAAGGAGCAATTTGAGAGCAAGGCCAAGCTCAAGCACCACAAGTGCGACCTGGTGCCCAACAGGTGCCGCCTGTGCGGCAAGACTTGGGCCAGCCAGTCGGCCCTGCGGACCCACATGGTGGTGCACACGGGGGATAAACGCTTCGTGTGTCGCTTCTGCGGGCAGAGGTTCGCGCAGAAGGGCAGCATGAGGAGCCACCTGATGCGAACGCACGTCGGCTGCGGCGAATGCGGGATGAAGTTTGAGGTCAAGACGCAACTACTACGTCATTTGTTGAAACATAAGAAGCGTACCATTTAA
- the LOC144043338 gene encoding uncharacterized protein LOC144043338 isoform X4, producing MEMNISLHSKLSSIMKTMAESAMAELCKAMDEDRVELRLELSRLKTLNTALKEKVDTLECELTAARSDVSGHPRSHRTVAIQTDDDVDESVSPVIQGVFGKDWCLNLWKDRFRASQRTDTQQVDDQDMIMSMPIDCFSMSDAQDLEKGAEFYSFESFSEAIERWQRTNLVELYKRSSRTVENAKKRARKKSYSDNLVFAELDFACAHGSKGSDLLRCPFTIKVRVTPDGRKLYIKEISPADVHNHELSQVVMTGPDSEHADVIQVKVEDYLEGAVAGSFPQEPVSQETHNSAPWTFQEVQTFLGILAEEEVQRQLIGAVRNRRVFQLVSQRMAAKGFRRTCGQCQLKCKKLRCQYRKIKEQKRTKAWRWFELVDAVYGRRPAINKQRVNTDTVLEAMMESVADDDDDELFSEEVEQMPVWPVDISVDAGSENHYEHNGTGEQVVELSHSTEEECYEFVVEDGQNKLTVQTSSSAEEKKYICLRCNIVFYNPNTLMVHQRAHQPYWCNMCKEQFESKAKLKHHKCDLVPNRCRLCGKTWASQSALRTHMVVHTGDKRFVCRFCGQRFAQKGSMRSHLMRTHVGCGECGMKFEVKTQLLRHLLKHKKRTI from the exons ATGGAGATGAACATATCTCTTCACTCCAAGTTGTCCTCCATCATGAAGACGATGGCCGAGTCCGCCATGGCCGAGCTATGCAAGGCAATGGACGAGGACAGGGTCGAACTGCGTTTGGAGCTCTCACGGCTCAAGACGCTCAACACGGCTCTCAAAGAGAAAGTCGACACGCTGGAGTGCGAGCTGACGGCGGCCAGGAGCGACGTGTCCGGGCATCCTCGGAGCCACCGTACCGTCGCCATCCAGACGGATGACGACGTTGATG AGTCTGTGTCTCCAGTCATTCAGGGAGTCTTTGGAAAGGACTGGTGCCTTAATCTGTGGAAAGACAGATTCCGTGCTAGTCAGAGGACTGATACTCAGCAAGTAGATGAC CAGGATATGATTATGTCAATGCCTATTGATTGTTTCTCAATGAGCGACGCGCAGGATTTGGAGAAAGGTGCTGAGTTTTATAGTTTTGAGTCTTTCTCGGAGGCCATCGAACGATGGCAGAGGACTAATTTGGTGGAGCTTTACAAGCGTAGCTCCAGGACCGTCGAGAATGCCAAAAAGCGGGcgagaaaaaaatcatacagtGATAATTTAGTGTTCGCCGAGCTGGACTTTGCCTGTGCCCATGGCAGTAAAGG CTCTGATTTGCTACGTTGTCCATTTACTATCAAAGTACGAGTTACACCGGATGGAAGGAAGCTTTACATAAAGGAGATCAGTCCTGCAGATGTCCACAACCATGAACTCTCTCAA GTTGTGATGACCGGGCCTGACTCGGAACATGCCGATGTGATTCAGGTGAAAGTGGAAGATTATTTGGAGGGTGCTGTTGCTGGTAGCTTCCCCCAGGAACCGGTCAGTCAAGAAA CACACAACAGCGCCCCCTGGACTTTCCAGGAGGTGCAGACCTTCCTCGGTATCCTCGCCGAAGAGGAGGTGCAGCGGCAGCTCATTGGCGCGGTTCGGAACAGGAGGGTTTTCCAGCTGGTCTCGCAGCGGATGGCCGCCAAGGGCTTCCGCCGGACGTGCGGCCAGTGCCAGTTGAAGTGCAAGAAGCTGCGCTGCCAGTACCGCAAAATAAAAGAGCAGAAGAGGACCAAAGCGTGGAGGTGGTTCGAGTTGGTGGACGCCGTATATGGTCGTAGGCCGGCGATAAACAAGCAACGCGTGAACACCGACACTGTGCTGGAGGCCATGATGGAGTCTGTCG cagacgacgacgacgacgaactCTTCTCGGAGGAAGTTGAGCAAATGCCAGTGTGGCCGGTGGACATCTCGGTGGATGCGGGCAGTGAGAATCATTATGAACATAACGGGACTGGAGAACAAGTGGTCGAGTTGAGTCACAGTACAGAGGAGGAATGTTACGAGTTTGTCGTCGAAGACGGTCAGAACAAATTAACGGTACAAACAAGCTCAAGCgccgaagaaaaaaaatacatttgtttacgATGCAACATTGTCTTCTACAACCCCAACACGCTGATGGTACACCAGAGAGCCCACCAGCCCTACTGGTGCAACATGTGCAAGGAGCAATTTGAGAGCAAGGCCAAGCTCAAGCACCACAAGTGCGACCTGGTGCCCAACAGGTGCCGCCTGTGCGGCAAGACTTGGGCCAGCCAGTCGGCCCTGCGGACCCACATGGTGGTGCACACGGGGGATAAACGCTTCGTGTGTCGCTTCTGCGGGCAGAGGTTCGCGCAGAAGGGCAGCATGAGGAGCCACCTGATGCGAACGCACGTCGGCTGCGGCGAATGCGGGATGAAGTTTGAGGTCAAGACGCAACTACTACGTCATTTGTTGAAACATAAGAAGCGTACCATTTAA
- the LOC144043338 gene encoding uncharacterized protein LOC144043338 isoform X8, with amino-acid sequence MEMNISLHSKLSSIMKTMAESAMAELCKAMDEDRVELRLELSRLKTLNTALKEKVDTLECELTAARSDVSGHPRSHRTVAIQTDDDVDGNNESVSPVIQGVFGKDWCLNLWKDRFRASQRTDTQQVDDQDMIMSMPIDCFSMSDAQDLEKGAEFYSFESFSEAIERWQRTNLVELYKRSSRTVENAKKRARKKSYSDNLVFAELDFACAHGSKGSDLLRCPFTIKVRVTPDGRKLYIKEISPADVHNHELSQVVMTGPDSEHADVIQVKVEDYLEGAVAGSFPQEPVSQENDDDDELFSEEVEQMPVWPVDISVDAGSENHYEHNGTGEQVVELSHSTEEECYEFVVEDGQNKLTVQTSSSAEEKKYICLRCNIVFYNPNTLMVHQRAHQPYWCNMCKEQFESKAKLKHHKCDLVPNRCRLCGKTWASQSALRTHMVVHTGDKRFVCRFCGQRFAQKGSMRSHLMRTHVGCGECGMKFEVKTQLLRHLLKHKKRTI; translated from the exons ATGGAGATGAACATATCTCTTCACTCCAAGTTGTCCTCCATCATGAAGACGATGGCCGAGTCCGCCATGGCCGAGCTATGCAAGGCAATGGACGAGGACAGGGTCGAACTGCGTTTGGAGCTCTCACGGCTCAAGACGCTCAACACGGCTCTCAAAGAGAAAGTCGACACGCTGGAGTGCGAGCTGACGGCGGCCAGGAGCGACGTGTCCGGGCATCCTCGGAGCCACCGTACCGTCGCCATCCAGACGGATGACGACGTTGATGGTAATAATG AGTCTGTGTCTCCAGTCATTCAGGGAGTCTTTGGAAAGGACTGGTGCCTTAATCTGTGGAAAGACAGATTCCGTGCTAGTCAGAGGACTGATACTCAGCAAGTAGATGAC CAGGATATGATTATGTCAATGCCTATTGATTGTTTCTCAATGAGCGACGCGCAGGATTTGGAGAAAGGTGCTGAGTTTTATAGTTTTGAGTCTTTCTCGGAGGCCATCGAACGATGGCAGAGGACTAATTTGGTGGAGCTTTACAAGCGTAGCTCCAGGACCGTCGAGAATGCCAAAAAGCGGGcgagaaaaaaatcatacagtGATAATTTAGTGTTCGCCGAGCTGGACTTTGCCTGTGCCCATGGCAGTAAAGG CTCTGATTTGCTACGTTGTCCATTTACTATCAAAGTACGAGTTACACCGGATGGAAGGAAGCTTTACATAAAGGAGATCAGTCCTGCAGATGTCCACAACCATGAACTCTCTCAA GTTGTGATGACCGGGCCTGACTCGGAACATGCCGATGTGATTCAGGTGAAAGTGGAAGATTATTTGGAGGGTGCTGTTGCTGGTAGCTTCCCCCAGGAACCGGTCAGTCAAGAAA acgacgacgacgacgaactCTTCTCGGAGGAAGTTGAGCAAATGCCAGTGTGGCCGGTGGACATCTCGGTGGATGCGGGCAGTGAGAATCATTATGAACATAACGGGACTGGAGAACAAGTGGTCGAGTTGAGTCACAGTACAGAGGAGGAATGTTACGAGTTTGTCGTCGAAGACGGTCAGAACAAATTAACGGTACAAACAAGCTCAAGCgccgaagaaaaaaaatacatttgtttacgATGCAACATTGTCTTCTACAACCCCAACACGCTGATGGTACACCAGAGAGCCCACCAGCCCTACTGGTGCAACATGTGCAAGGAGCAATTTGAGAGCAAGGCCAAGCTCAAGCACCACAAGTGCGACCTGGTGCCCAACAGGTGCCGCCTGTGCGGCAAGACTTGGGCCAGCCAGTCGGCCCTGCGGACCCACATGGTGGTGCACACGGGGGATAAACGCTTCGTGTGTCGCTTCTGCGGGCAGAGGTTCGCGCAGAAGGGCAGCATGAGGAGCCACCTGATGCGAACGCACGTCGGCTGCGGCGAATGCGGGATGAAGTTTGAGGTCAAGACGCAACTACTACGTCATTTGTTGAAACATAAGAAGCGTACCATTTAA
- the LOC144043338 gene encoding uncharacterized protein LOC144043338 isoform X1 — MEMNISLHSKLSSIMKTMAESAMAELCKAMDEDRVELRLELSRLKTLNTALKEKVDTLECELTAARSDVSGHPRSHRTVAIQTDDDVDGNNESVSPVIQGVFGKDWCLNLWKDRFRASQRTDTQQVDDQDMIMSMPIDCFSMSDAQDLEKGAEFYSFESFSEAIERWQRTNLVELYKRSSRTVENAKKRARKKSYSDNLVFAELDFACAHGSKGSDLLRCPFTIKVRVTPDGRKLYIKEISPADVHNHELSQVVMTGPDSEHADVIQVKVEDYLEGAVAGSFPQEPVSQETHNSAPWTFQEVQTFLGILAEEEVQRQLIGAVRNRRVFQLVSQRMAAKGFRRTCGQCQLKCKKLRCQYRKIKEQKRTKAWRWFELVDAVYGRRPAINKQRVNTDTVLEAMMESVADDDDDELFSEEVEQMPVWPVDISVDAGSENHYEHNGTGEQVVELSHSTEEECYEFVVEDGQNKLTVQTSSSAEEKKYICLRCNIVFYNPNTLMVHQRAHQPYWCNMCKEQFESKAKLKHHKCDLVPNRCRLCGKTWASQSALRTHMVVHTGDKRFVCRFCGQRFAQKGSMRSHLMRTHVGCGECGMKFEVKTQLLRHLLKHKKRTI, encoded by the exons ATGGAGATGAACATATCTCTTCACTCCAAGTTGTCCTCCATCATGAAGACGATGGCCGAGTCCGCCATGGCCGAGCTATGCAAGGCAATGGACGAGGACAGGGTCGAACTGCGTTTGGAGCTCTCACGGCTCAAGACGCTCAACACGGCTCTCAAAGAGAAAGTCGACACGCTGGAGTGCGAGCTGACGGCGGCCAGGAGCGACGTGTCCGGGCATCCTCGGAGCCACCGTACCGTCGCCATCCAGACGGATGACGACGTTGATGGTAATAATG AGTCTGTGTCTCCAGTCATTCAGGGAGTCTTTGGAAAGGACTGGTGCCTTAATCTGTGGAAAGACAGATTCCGTGCTAGTCAGAGGACTGATACTCAGCAAGTAGATGAC CAGGATATGATTATGTCAATGCCTATTGATTGTTTCTCAATGAGCGACGCGCAGGATTTGGAGAAAGGTGCTGAGTTTTATAGTTTTGAGTCTTTCTCGGAGGCCATCGAACGATGGCAGAGGACTAATTTGGTGGAGCTTTACAAGCGTAGCTCCAGGACCGTCGAGAATGCCAAAAAGCGGGcgagaaaaaaatcatacagtGATAATTTAGTGTTCGCCGAGCTGGACTTTGCCTGTGCCCATGGCAGTAAAGG CTCTGATTTGCTACGTTGTCCATTTACTATCAAAGTACGAGTTACACCGGATGGAAGGAAGCTTTACATAAAGGAGATCAGTCCTGCAGATGTCCACAACCATGAACTCTCTCAA GTTGTGATGACCGGGCCTGACTCGGAACATGCCGATGTGATTCAGGTGAAAGTGGAAGATTATTTGGAGGGTGCTGTTGCTGGTAGCTTCCCCCAGGAACCGGTCAGTCAAGAAA CACACAACAGCGCCCCCTGGACTTTCCAGGAGGTGCAGACCTTCCTCGGTATCCTCGCCGAAGAGGAGGTGCAGCGGCAGCTCATTGGCGCGGTTCGGAACAGGAGGGTTTTCCAGCTGGTCTCGCAGCGGATGGCCGCCAAGGGCTTCCGCCGGACGTGCGGCCAGTGCCAGTTGAAGTGCAAGAAGCTGCGCTGCCAGTACCGCAAAATAAAAGAGCAGAAGAGGACCAAAGCGTGGAGGTGGTTCGAGTTGGTGGACGCCGTATATGGTCGTAGGCCGGCGATAAACAAGCAACGCGTGAACACCGACACTGTGCTGGAGGCCATGATGGAGTCTGTCG cagacgacgacgacgacgaactCTTCTCGGAGGAAGTTGAGCAAATGCCAGTGTGGCCGGTGGACATCTCGGTGGATGCGGGCAGTGAGAATCATTATGAACATAACGGGACTGGAGAACAAGTGGTCGAGTTGAGTCACAGTACAGAGGAGGAATGTTACGAGTTTGTCGTCGAAGACGGTCAGAACAAATTAACGGTACAAACAAGCTCAAGCgccgaagaaaaaaaatacatttgtttacgATGCAACATTGTCTTCTACAACCCCAACACGCTGATGGTACACCAGAGAGCCCACCAGCCCTACTGGTGCAACATGTGCAAGGAGCAATTTGAGAGCAAGGCCAAGCTCAAGCACCACAAGTGCGACCTGGTGCCCAACAGGTGCCGCCTGTGCGGCAAGACTTGGGCCAGCCAGTCGGCCCTGCGGACCCACATGGTGGTGCACACGGGGGATAAACGCTTCGTGTGTCGCTTCTGCGGGCAGAGGTTCGCGCAGAAGGGCAGCATGAGGAGCCACCTGATGCGAACGCACGTCGGCTGCGGCGAATGCGGGATGAAGTTTGAGGTCAAGACGCAACTACTACGTCATTTGTTGAAACATAAGAAGCGTACCATTTAA